One genomic segment of Intestinimonas butyriciproducens includes these proteins:
- a CDS encoding YcxB family protein, which translates to MELRYNLTRDDYLRGLSLHEGRLKGPLSVLRLAARLLFLLPAGVGAGGLLMLGVVRVWGEWEEAFTWVLGPLLAMLLLSALEVYLLSPRRRAGRRLRVNRPDAAFFGPHVVTLTAEGVTVRYGDNRLVLPWGQLTEIWTKKGFCLLYTKSGPWEVLPPCAFEHGAQREAFAAALHGAVSGDVPWEAEEQDVEAADRLPQAEITLEYTWETAELCRVLTQANLRYVHTRLFWTPVRIVMSVLGPVVLLTGILTGIGVGTSIPREGAAEWLYALGIVLLGLALCVPLLMLLPPVLRFLVSRQERKGALRSMLDGPQRELWWSGGMVSLHGGERETARWDQVAAVCSEEEGLFLFRRDNKLHVFPAKAFPDRAAQEAAAEYARSHMQK; encoded by the coding sequence ATGGAACTGCGCTATAATCTGACACGGGACGACTATCTCCGGGGGCTCAGCCTCCATGAGGGAAGGCTGAAAGGACCTCTTTCAGTGCTGCGCCTGGCGGCACGGCTGCTGTTTTTGCTGCCGGCGGGAGTGGGCGCGGGGGGACTCTTGATGCTGGGGGTGGTCCGCGTCTGGGGAGAGTGGGAGGAGGCGTTCACCTGGGTCTTGGGGCCGCTGCTGGCCATGCTGCTCCTGAGTGCGCTGGAGGTGTACCTGCTGTCGCCCCGGCGGCGTGCCGGAAGGCGGCTGCGGGTGAACCGCCCCGACGCGGCCTTTTTCGGGCCCCATGTGGTAACGCTGACGGCGGAAGGGGTGACGGTGCGGTACGGAGACAACCGCCTGGTGCTGCCGTGGGGGCAGCTCACAGAGATATGGACGAAAAAGGGCTTCTGCCTCCTCTATACGAAAAGCGGACCGTGGGAGGTTTTGCCGCCCTGCGCCTTTGAACACGGGGCGCAGCGGGAGGCGTTTGCGGCGGCGCTGCATGGCGCTGTGTCCGGAGACGTGCCGTGGGAGGCGGAGGAACAGGATGTCGAGGCTGCGGACCGGCTCCCCCAGGCGGAGATCACCCTGGAGTATACCTGGGAAACGGCTGAACTGTGCCGCGTGCTGACGCAGGCCAACCTGCGCTATGTCCACACGCGGCTATTCTGGACGCCCGTCAGGATCGTGATGTCGGTTTTGGGGCCCGTTGTACTGCTCACGGGCATTCTGACCGGGATCGGCGTGGGGACGTCCATTCCCCGGGAGGGAGCGGCGGAATGGCTCTATGCCCTGGGGATTGTCCTATTGGGGCTGGCCCTGTGTGTGCCGCTGCTGATGCTGCTCCCGCCCGTGCTCCGGTTCCTGGTGTCCCGTCAGGAGCGGAAGGGGGCCCTGCGAAGCATGCTGGACGGCCCCCAGCGGGAGCTGTGGTGGTCTGGCGGGATGGTAAGCCTCCATGGAGGCGAGCGGGAGACCGCCCGCTGGGACCAGGTGGCGGCGGTCTGCTCCGAGGAGGAGGGGCTCTTCCTCTTCCGCAGGGACAACAAGCTCCATGTCTTTCCTGCCAAGGCATTTCCAGACCGGGCGGCGCAGGAGGCTGCGGCGGAATATGCCCGGAGCCATATGCAGAAATAG
- a CDS encoding DUF6809 family protein, whose protein sequence is MNHFFKKSHIYLNAEAEFTQSVDALRRTLDQQQRRLLLRIVDSSTLKEECGARSAFRRGFRLGSRLIADAFR, encoded by the coding sequence ATGAATCATTTTTTTAAAAAGAGTCACATCTATCTGAATGCCGAGGCGGAATTCACCCAAAGCGTAGACGCGCTGCGCCGGACGCTGGACCAGCAGCAGCGCAGGCTGCTGCTGCGCATTGTGGACAGCAGCACCCTCAAGGAGGAATGCGGGGCCCGGTCCGCCTTCCGGCGGGGCTTTCGTCTGGGCTCCAGGCTCATCGCAGACGCCTTCCGCTGA
- a CDS encoding dihydroorotate dehydrogenase, whose amino-acid sequence MIDSKVTLAGVELKNPIVVPSGTFGFGREYGQFFDLSELGAICVKGLTPQPREGNPSPRIAETPMGILNSVGLQNPGVDAFIAGELPELRKHDVKIIANISGNTPEEYGGMCEKLSAAGVDMIEVNISCPNVKAGGLAYGTRPELAAEVTEIAKKNATVPVMVKLSPNVTDITEIARAVEEAGADAISLINTIRGMRIDVNTRRPILKMNTGGLSGPAVLPVAVRMVWETANAVKIPILGMGGVSKGTDAAELMLAGAAAVAVGTASFADVYAPVRVRDELFALAERQGLAHISALTGAAQPW is encoded by the coding sequence ATGATTGACAGTAAGGTCACGCTGGCGGGGGTGGAGCTGAAAAACCCCATCGTGGTCCCCTCCGGCACCTTCGGCTTCGGCCGGGAATACGGACAGTTTTTTGACCTGAGCGAGCTGGGGGCCATCTGTGTCAAGGGGCTCACGCCCCAGCCCCGGGAGGGCAATCCCTCCCCCCGTATTGCCGAGACCCCTATGGGCATCCTCAACTCCGTGGGACTCCAGAACCCCGGTGTGGACGCCTTCATCGCCGGGGAGTTGCCCGAGCTGAGAAAGCACGACGTAAAGATCATCGCCAATATCTCCGGCAATACCCCGGAGGAGTACGGCGGCATGTGCGAAAAGCTCTCCGCCGCGGGGGTGGATATGATCGAGGTCAACATCTCCTGCCCCAATGTGAAGGCGGGGGGACTGGCCTACGGCACCCGGCCGGAGCTGGCCGCCGAGGTCACGGAGATCGCGAAAAAGAACGCCACCGTGCCCGTTATGGTGAAGCTCTCCCCCAACGTCACCGACATCACGGAGATCGCCCGGGCGGTAGAGGAGGCGGGGGCCGACGCCATCAGCCTCATCAATACCATCCGGGGGATGCGCATCGATGTGAACACACGCCGCCCCATTCTAAAGATGAACACCGGGGGTCTCTCCGGCCCCGCGGTGCTGCCTGTGGCGGTGCGCATGGTGTGGGAGACGGCGAACGCCGTGAAGATTCCTATTCTGGGCATGGGCGGTGTCTCCAAGGGAACGGACGCCGCCGAGCTGATGCTGGCGGGAGCCGCGGCGGTGGCCGTGGGCACCGCCTCCTTTGCCGACGTCTACGCGCCGGTGCGGGTCCGGGATGAACTCTTTGCCCTAGCGGAGCGGCAGGGACTCGCCCACATCTCCGCGCTCACCGGCGCTGCGCAGCCCTGGTGA
- a CDS encoding anti sigma factor C-terminal domain-containing protein, whose amino-acid sequence MKFETLYERYRSGTATPEEAELVEEELAKYRLLTDYVAEHDELDLPGGPETGEERGEVRRVRQAVRRVRAGTVLVAFVLVLLALLAWRFAAVPLLNRYVLYDPTADGDNYLDSLELEVAVLESLHFPEWSSQTVYAQETGLGSYDLTLYESDLAAGEWTATKGTMDLADIRFEEDFYRRWVAINQFTRGTYPYYATEQVPGHSPEETAAALAELPDYLDATLSLSFARDLSMEEFAGLAGRYPDLRFQWVGVRINDGERRQLLPLAGFDAAGLSMLGAEEDEERYPFLWLPLHREDSDLGKVYTGHFLALLGYQAERAVLAEKIGGPAGSYYRDALRYVEENGAYTYGVYVSGRPETLAALCGEAEAEWVGIESLRLSARFES is encoded by the coding sequence ATGAAATTTGAAACGCTTTATGAACGCTATCGTTCCGGCACGGCCACGCCGGAGGAGGCGGAGCTGGTGGAGGAAGAGCTTGCAAAATACCGCCTGCTCACCGACTACGTGGCCGAACACGACGAACTGGACCTGCCCGGAGGGCCGGAGACGGGGGAGGAGAGGGGAGAGGTCCGCAGAGTTAGACAGGCGGTGCGGAGGGTCCGGGCGGGAACGGTCCTGGTGGCCTTCGTCCTCGTGCTTCTGGCCCTCCTGGCCTGGCGGTTTGCCGCCGTCCCCCTGCTCAACCGATATGTGCTCTACGATCCGACGGCAGACGGCGACAACTATCTGGATTCGTTGGAGCTGGAAGTGGCCGTGCTGGAGAGCCTCCATTTCCCGGAGTGGTCCAGCCAGACGGTGTATGCCCAGGAGACCGGCCTGGGCTCCTACGACCTCACCCTCTATGAGAGCGACCTGGCGGCGGGGGAGTGGACTGCGACCAAGGGAACCATGGATCTGGCGGACATTCGTTTTGAGGAGGACTTTTATCGCCGGTGGGTGGCCATCAACCAATTCACCCGGGGGACCTATCCCTATTATGCCACGGAGCAGGTACCAGGACACAGCCCGGAGGAGACGGCGGCGGCTCTGGCCGAACTGCCGGACTATCTGGATGCGACACTGTCTCTCTCCTTTGCGCGGGACCTCTCCATGGAGGAATTCGCCGGGCTGGCCGGACGGTATCCGGACCTGCGGTTCCAGTGGGTGGGAGTGCGCATCAACGATGGGGAGCGCAGGCAGCTCCTTCCCCTGGCGGGCTTTGACGCGGCGGGGCTGAGCATGCTGGGCGCGGAGGAGGACGAGGAGCGATATCCCTTCCTGTGGCTGCCCCTCCACAGGGAGGACAGCGACCTGGGAAAGGTCTATACCGGGCACTTCCTGGCCCTGCTCGGGTACCAGGCGGAGCGGGCGGTCCTGGCGGAAAAGATCGGCGGGCCGGCGGGGAGCTACTACCGGGACGCCTTGCGCTATGTGGAGGAGAACGGCGCATACACTTACGGCGTCTACGTCTCAGGCCGGCCGGAAACGCTGGCCGCCCTGTGCGGCGAGGCGGAAGCCGAGTGGGTCGGGATCGAATCCCTCCGGCTTTCAGCGCGCTTTGAGAGTTGA
- a CDS encoding ABC transporter ATP-binding protein, giving the protein MQSENVIEMLHITKEFPGIIANDDITLQLRRGEIHALLGENGAGKSTLMSVLFGLYQPEAGTIKKNGEVVKINDPNDATALGIGMVHQHFKLIEVFTVLDNIILGAETTRMGFLQKKAARAKVEALSERYGLKVDLDAKVEDITVGMQQRVEILKMLYRDNEILIFDEPTAVLTPQEIDELMATMREFAKEGKSILFISHKLNEIMAVADRVTVLRKGKYIGTVETKDTDKQSLSNMMVGRPVQLEVVKETARPGDAVLRVENLVVPSKGHKRNAVNNVSFEVHAGEILCIAGIDGNGQTELVYGLTGLEKSGGGSVTLCGHDISHASIRQRGTQMSHIPEDRHKHGLVLDFTLEQNMVLQRFQEPQFQHMGFIDRGAVRSYAEHLIEQYDVRSGQGPVTIARSMSGGNQQKAIIAREIDREKPLIVAVQPTRGLDVGAIEYIHSQLVAERDKGRAVLLVSLELDEVMSLSDRILVMYEGEIVGELDPKATNVQELGLYMAGAKRTTKAGEQV; this is encoded by the coding sequence ATGCAATCTGAGAACGTCATCGAGATGCTCCACATCACGAAGGAGTTCCCCGGGATCATTGCCAACGACGACATCACCCTGCAGCTGCGCCGGGGAGAAATCCATGCCCTTTTGGGGGAGAACGGCGCGGGCAAGTCCACCCTGATGAGCGTCCTTTTCGGCCTATATCAGCCTGAGGCGGGGACCATTAAGAAAAACGGCGAGGTTGTGAAGATCAACGATCCCAACGACGCCACCGCCTTGGGCATCGGCATGGTACACCAGCATTTCAAACTCATCGAGGTATTCACCGTACTGGATAACATCATCCTGGGCGCGGAGACCACCAGAATGGGGTTTTTGCAGAAAAAGGCGGCCCGCGCAAAGGTGGAGGCCCTGTCGGAGCGGTACGGCCTGAAGGTGGACCTGGACGCCAAGGTGGAGGACATCACGGTGGGGATGCAGCAGCGGGTGGAGATTTTGAAGATGCTTTATCGGGACAACGAGATCCTCATCTTCGACGAGCCCACGGCGGTGCTCACGCCCCAGGAGATCGACGAGTTGATGGCCACCATGCGGGAGTTTGCCAAGGAGGGGAAATCCATTCTCTTCATCTCCCATAAGCTCAACGAGATCATGGCCGTGGCAGATCGTGTCACCGTGCTGCGCAAGGGAAAGTACATCGGGACCGTGGAGACCAAGGATACGGACAAGCAGTCCCTGTCCAATATGATGGTGGGACGCCCTGTCCAGCTGGAGGTCGTAAAGGAGACGGCCAGGCCGGGGGACGCGGTGCTGCGGGTGGAGAATCTCGTGGTCCCGTCCAAGGGGCACAAGCGCAACGCGGTCAACAACGTCAGCTTTGAGGTCCATGCGGGGGAGATCCTCTGCATTGCAGGGATCGACGGCAATGGTCAGACGGAACTGGTCTATGGGCTGACTGGTCTGGAAAAGAGCGGCGGAGGAAGTGTGACTCTGTGTGGACACGATATTTCCCATGCCTCCATCCGTCAGCGGGGGACCCAGATGAGCCATATTCCGGAGGACCGGCACAAGCACGGCCTGGTGCTCGACTTTACGCTGGAGCAGAATATGGTGCTGCAGCGGTTCCAGGAACCGCAGTTCCAGCATATGGGATTTATCGACCGGGGCGCCGTGCGCAGTTACGCGGAGCATCTGATCGAACAGTATGACGTGCGCTCCGGACAGGGGCCGGTCACCATCGCCCGCAGCATGTCCGGCGGCAACCAGCAAAAGGCCATCATCGCCCGGGAGATCGACCGGGAAAAGCCCCTGATCGTGGCGGTGCAGCCGACCCGAGGCCTGGATGTGGGCGCCATCGAGTACATCCACAGCCAACTGGTGGCCGAGCGGGACAAGGGGAGAGCGGTGCTGCTGGTCTCCCTGGAGCTGGACGAGGTCATGAGCCTGTCCGACCGCATCCTCGTGATGTATGAGGGTGAGATCGTGGGCGAGCTGGACCCCAAGGCCACCAACGTACAGGAGCTGGGCCTCTATATGGCCGGCGCCAAGAGAACGACGAAAGCGGGTGAGCAGGTGTGA
- a CDS encoding bifunctional histidine phosphatase family protein/GNAT family N-acetyltransferase gives MTQIYLVRHAEAEGNLYRRIHGHYDSLITDLGYRQIAALAHRFESIHVDAVYSSDLFRTRTTAGAIYKPKGLSLVTRKALREVSMGVWEDRPWGEVHRTDAQQLAWFNATDARWGVEGGETFQRLRERISAAIKQIVRNHPGQTVAVVSHGTAIRNALAVFQGMSIEESAALDHSDNTAVSLLEFEGDAVRVVFHDDNSHLPEEISTFARQKWWKQDTGALADANLWFRSLDMEHESELYRQCRGEAWLNIHGSWDHYDGDAFARDALFQWRDDPRAVSCVMLGDEVAGLVQMDIRRDADKGVGYIPFVYMMPAYRKQGLGVQLIGEAVSVYRPLDRKYLRLRCAPDNLVAQRFYRRYGFRKVAEAAGTRVPLDIMEKYIGY, from the coding sequence ATGACTCAAATCTACCTGGTCCGCCACGCGGAAGCCGAGGGGAATCTCTACCGCCGCATCCACGGCCATTACGACAGCCTGATTACCGACCTGGGCTACCGGCAGATCGCCGCTCTGGCCCACCGGTTCGAGTCCATCCATGTGGACGCGGTGTACTCCAGCGACCTCTTCCGCACCCGGACCACCGCCGGGGCCATCTACAAACCCAAGGGCCTGTCCCTGGTCACCCGGAAGGCCCTGCGGGAGGTTTCGATGGGCGTTTGGGAGGACAGACCCTGGGGGGAGGTCCACCGCACCGACGCACAGCAGCTCGCTTGGTTCAACGCCACGGACGCCCGTTGGGGTGTGGAGGGCGGCGAGACCTTCCAGCGCCTGCGGGAGCGCATCTCCGCCGCCATCAAGCAAATCGTCCGCAACCACCCCGGCCAGACGGTGGCCGTGGTCAGCCACGGTACCGCCATTCGGAACGCCCTGGCCGTATTCCAGGGTATGTCCATTGAGGAGTCGGCCGCCCTGGACCACAGCGACAATACCGCCGTGTCCCTGCTGGAATTCGAAGGGGATGCGGTCCGGGTGGTGTTTCACGACGACAACAGCCACCTGCCGGAGGAGATCTCCACTTTTGCCCGGCAGAAGTGGTGGAAGCAGGACACCGGCGCGCTGGCCGACGCCAACCTCTGGTTCCGCTCACTGGATATGGAGCATGAGAGTGAGCTGTACCGCCAGTGCAGAGGGGAGGCGTGGCTCAATATTCACGGCTCCTGGGACCATTATGACGGCGACGCCTTTGCCCGCGACGCCCTGTTCCAGTGGCGGGACGACCCCCGGGCGGTCTCCTGCGTGATGCTGGGGGACGAGGTGGCCGGTCTGGTGCAGATGGATATCCGCCGGGATGCCGACAAGGGAGTGGGGTATATCCCCTTTGTCTATATGATGCCGGCCTATCGGAAGCAGGGGCTGGGCGTCCAGCTCATCGGAGAGGCGGTGTCGGTCTACCGGCCTCTGGACCGGAAGTATCTGCGCCTGCGGTGTGCGCCGGACAATCTGGTGGCCCAGCGGTTTTATAGGCGGTACGGATTCCGTAAGGTGGCCGAGGCCGCGGGCACCCGTGTTCCTCTGGACATTATGGAGAAGTACATCGGGTATTAG
- a CDS encoding YgiQ family radical SAM protein — MDKRYDAMNTQFLPVSQSDMRARGWEEYDFLLITGDAYVDHPSFGPAIIARVLEAEGYRVAVLAQPDWKGPAAFASLGRPRLGVLISAGNIDSMVAHYTVAKKRRHDDAYSPGNRPGLRPDRATIVYANRVREVFGDIPVVIGGLEASLRRFAHYDYWEDKVRRSILFDAQADLLVYGMGETATREIAGRLASGTPISEITDVRGTCFAARDSGACAYPMVEVPSFESVSSDKRAYARANMTEYNEHDPIVGKAILQRHGRELLVCNPPAMPLTTEELDRVFELPYVREPHPMYDQMGGVPAIEEVRFSVIHNRGCFGACNFCSLAFHQGRIISSRSHESVVREVTELTRHPGFKGYIHDVGGPTANFRRPACKKQLKAGLCKNRACLSPETCPNVDADHTDYLMLLRKLRGIPGVKKVFIRSGIRFDYMMKDQSGEFFAELVKYHVSGQLKVAPEHCVNGVLDEMGKPHVEVYEKFRQKYERLNQKYGKEQYLVPYLMSSHPGCTLDDAVRLAEWLNKSGRQPEQVQDFYPTPGTLSTCMYHTGLDPRTMAAVYVPTDAHDKAMQRALMQWKRPEKRPLVLEALHRTHREDLIGYGRECLLRPNRPAAGSRPQSGGARPAGKPQDQKLKQKGKRVEHNDVQPKRKAGWAKPKARKNAKPGKGRK, encoded by the coding sequence ATGGATAAGAGGTATGACGCCATGAACACCCAATTCCTCCCTGTCTCCCAATCTGATATGAGGGCCCGCGGCTGGGAGGAGTACGACTTTCTGCTCATCACCGGCGACGCCTACGTGGACCACCCCTCCTTCGGCCCTGCTATCATCGCCCGGGTGCTGGAGGCGGAGGGATACCGGGTGGCCGTCCTGGCCCAGCCGGACTGGAAGGGGCCCGCAGCCTTTGCCTCCCTGGGACGGCCCCGGCTGGGGGTGCTGATCTCCGCCGGGAACATCGACTCCATGGTGGCGCACTACACCGTGGCTAAAAAGCGCCGTCACGACGACGCCTATTCCCCTGGAAATAGGCCGGGACTGCGCCCGGACCGGGCCACCATCGTTTATGCCAACCGGGTCCGGGAGGTGTTCGGCGATATTCCAGTGGTCATCGGCGGTCTGGAGGCCAGCCTCCGCCGCTTCGCGCACTATGATTACTGGGAGGACAAGGTCCGGCGCTCCATCCTCTTTGACGCCCAGGCCGATCTGCTGGTGTACGGCATGGGGGAGACGGCCACCCGGGAGATCGCCGGGCGCCTGGCCTCCGGGACTCCGATATCGGAGATCACCGACGTGCGGGGCACCTGCTTCGCCGCCAGGGACTCCGGCGCGTGCGCCTACCCCATGGTAGAGGTGCCCTCCTTTGAGAGCGTCTCCTCCGACAAGCGGGCTTATGCCCGGGCCAATATGACTGAGTACAACGAGCACGACCCCATCGTGGGAAAGGCCATTCTTCAGCGCCACGGACGGGAGCTGCTGGTCTGCAATCCCCCGGCGATGCCCCTCACCACCGAGGAGCTGGACCGGGTCTTTGAGCTGCCCTATGTCAGGGAGCCCCACCCCATGTATGACCAGATGGGGGGCGTGCCCGCCATCGAGGAGGTCCGCTTCTCCGTCATCCACAACCGAGGCTGCTTCGGCGCCTGCAATTTCTGTTCCCTGGCCTTCCACCAGGGGCGCATCATCTCCTCCCGCAGCCATGAGAGCGTGGTCCGGGAGGTTACGGAGCTGACCAGGCACCCCGGCTTCAAGGGATATATCCACGACGTGGGCGGGCCCACCGCCAACTTCCGCCGGCCTGCCTGTAAAAAGCAGCTCAAGGCGGGGCTCTGCAAGAACCGGGCATGCCTCTCCCCGGAGACATGCCCCAATGTGGACGCCGACCACACCGACTATCTGATGCTCCTGCGGAAGCTGCGCGGGATTCCGGGGGTGAAAAAGGTGTTCATCCGCTCCGGGATCCGCTTTGACTACATGATGAAGGACCAGAGTGGGGAGTTTTTCGCAGAACTGGTGAAATATCACGTCTCGGGGCAGCTCAAGGTGGCTCCGGAACACTGTGTCAACGGCGTGCTGGACGAGATGGGCAAGCCCCATGTGGAGGTCTATGAGAAGTTCCGCCAGAAGTATGAGCGGCTCAATCAGAAGTACGGCAAGGAGCAGTATCTGGTCCCCTATCTGATGTCCTCCCACCCAGGCTGCACCCTGGACGACGCGGTGCGCCTGGCCGAATGGCTGAACAAGTCGGGCCGTCAGCCGGAGCAGGTCCAGGACTTTTATCCCACGCCGGGTACCCTTTCCACCTGCATGTATCACACCGGGCTGGACCCCAGAACCATGGCGGCGGTGTATGTTCCCACCGACGCCCACGACAAGGCGATGCAGCGTGCCCTGATGCAGTGGAAGCGTCCGGAGAAGCGCCCTCTGGTGCTGGAGGCGCTTCACAGGACCCACCGGGAGGACCTCATCGGCTACGGCCGGGAGTGCCTTCTGCGGCCCAACCGCCCGGCGGCGGGCTCACGCCCCCAGAGCGGCGGAGCCAGACCCGCCGGAAAGCCCCAGGACCAGAAGCTCAAGCAGAAGGGCAAACGGGTGGAGCACAACGACGTCCAGCCCAAGCGGAAGGCGGGATGGGCCAAGCCGAAGGCCAGGAAAAACGCCAAGCCGGGCAAGGGAAGAAAGTAA
- a CDS encoding helix-turn-helix domain-containing protein yields MKFNERLKKLRTDGKETQKALAQAIGVSTYQIIRFEKGEQKPGFDNLWALADHFGVTVDYLMGRTDEKRT; encoded by the coding sequence GTGAAATTTAATGAACGACTGAAAAAGCTGCGAACGGATGGAAAAGAGACGCAGAAGGCCCTCGCCCAAGCAATTGGTGTGTCTACGTATCAAATCATCCGTTTTGAAAAAGGCGAGCAGAAGCCCGGCTTTGACAACCTGTGGGCTCTTGCCGATCACTTTGGGGTGACGGTGGATTACCTGATGGGCCGCACGGACGAGAAGAGAACATAG
- a CDS encoding ABC transporter permease, whose product MKQKLSSLYGRDGTKAVLASLISILIGLAVGSVIILIVGLANPALGLSSAWDGIRLVFGGLVSTGRDAAGSLTFGFNPTNMGNMLFRATPLILTGLSVAVAFKTGLFNIGAPGQYLMGTAATLMIALGIPSETVPAWLIWALAFVGGILAGALWGCLPGLVKAFLNINEVLACIMTNWIAANLVTWMFDGSQFRNVVENTKSGYIYKTSFNGVETAKLGLNKLFPNSQVNGGIVIAVVIAVLVYILMSKTTLGYQLKACGSNRHAARYAGINDKRNIVLSMAIAGGLSGAAAALYYLSGNTEFFWSTYQSLPAIGFNGIPVALLAANNPIAVIFTGCFMSMLDIVGLQLTNLTAYNEYITDVIIATIVYLSAFSLLIRMLLDGRKKRKKAIAAQAGGTDTGAGPSSGAQEGGEQA is encoded by the coding sequence GTGAAGCAGAAGCTTTCCAGTTTATACGGCAGGGATGGGACCAAGGCGGTCCTGGCATCCCTGATCTCCATCCTGATCGGCCTGGCGGTGGGCAGCGTCATCATCCTGATTGTGGGCCTCGCCAATCCCGCCCTGGGGCTGTCCAGCGCCTGGGATGGGATCCGCCTGGTCTTCGGTGGTCTGGTCAGTACCGGGCGCGACGCGGCGGGCAGCCTGACCTTCGGCTTCAACCCCACAAACATGGGCAACATGCTCTTCCGGGCCACGCCGCTGATCCTGACCGGACTGTCCGTGGCGGTGGCGTTTAAAACCGGACTCTTCAACATCGGCGCCCCGGGACAGTACCTGATGGGCACTGCGGCCACCCTGATGATTGCCCTGGGTATCCCCTCCGAGACGGTGCCCGCCTGGCTGATCTGGGCGCTGGCCTTTGTGGGCGGGATTCTGGCGGGCGCCCTCTGGGGCTGCCTGCCGGGCCTGGTAAAGGCGTTCCTGAACATCAACGAGGTGCTGGCCTGTATCATGACCAACTGGATCGCGGCAAACCTGGTCACCTGGATGTTTGACGGTAGCCAGTTCCGCAACGTGGTGGAGAACACCAAGAGCGGCTACATCTATAAGACGAGCTTCAACGGCGTGGAGACCGCCAAGCTGGGGCTCAACAAGCTCTTCCCCAATTCTCAGGTCAACGGCGGGATCGTGATTGCCGTGGTGATCGCCGTGCTCGTCTATATCCTGATGTCCAAGACCACCCTGGGCTACCAGCTCAAGGCCTGCGGCAGCAACCGCCATGCCGCCCGCTATGCCGGCATCAACGACAAGCGCAACATCGTGCTCTCTATGGCCATTGCCGGCGGACTCTCCGGTGCGGCGGCGGCCCTCTACTACCTCTCCGGCAATACCGAGTTTTTCTGGTCTACCTACCAGTCCCTGCCCGCCATTGGGTTCAACGGTATTCCGGTGGCCCTGCTGGCGGCAAACAACCCCATCGCGGTGATCTTTACCGGCTGCTTTATGTCCATGCTGGATATCGTGGGTCTGCAGCTTACCAACCTGACCGCTTACAACGAGTATATCACGGATGTGATCATCGCCACGATCGTATATCTGAGCGCATTCTCACTGCTGATCCGGATGCTGCTCGACGGACGGAAAAAGCGCAAAAAGGCGATCGCGGCACAGGCCGGAGGGACGGATACGGGCGCCGGACCGTCCTCCGGGGCGCAGGAAGGAGGCGAGCAGGCATGA
- a CDS encoding RNA polymerase sigma factor yields MHADALEALYRDHYRAALLYALSLCGDRALAEDLVSDAFEAALLTLDDSHPSVRYWLLRVCRHLWLDELRRRKRRPTVPAEGLDLPVPEAALEGLLREERYAALYRALRKLPDQPRELLTLHYFSGLSLRRAGELTGMTEGAAKTALCRARQRLRTILEEGGYEI; encoded by the coding sequence ATGCATGCCGACGCGCTGGAGGCGCTCTACCGAGATCACTATCGCGCCGCGCTCCTCTATGCCCTCTCCCTGTGCGGGGACCGAGCTCTGGCGGAAGACCTTGTGTCCGACGCATTCGAGGCAGCGCTGCTGACCCTTGACGACAGCCACCCCAGCGTCCGCTACTGGCTGCTCCGGGTGTGCAGGCACCTGTGGCTGGATGAGCTGCGCAGGAGAAAGCGCCGCCCCACCGTGCCGGCGGAGGGGCTAGACCTGCCGGTACCGGAGGCGGCTCTGGAGGGGCTGCTACGGGAGGAGCGGTATGCCGCCCTCTACCGGGCGCTGAGAAAACTGCCGGACCAGCCCAGGGAGCTTCTGACGCTCCACTACTTCAGCGGACTCTCCCTGAGACGGGCGGGAGAGCTCACAGGGATGACGGAGGGAGCTGCCAAGACGGCGCTTTGCAGGGCGCGGCAGAGGCTGAGAACCATTCTGGAGGAGGGCGGCTATGAAATTTGA